One genomic segment of Methanocella sp. includes these proteins:
- the aroD gene encoding type I 3-dehydroquinate dehydratase codes for MEFPTKVVASVTSLDEAKEGVALGADVIEVRVDLAQEKPQQLVESVYRLNRPIIITIRPAWEGGAYAGSALERAKLFKALIPVADYIDVELRAENVEEIVSYTEGTDALSIISYHDFERAPPKKDMMDIIVRCHEKGDIAKLAVTPGSLRDVLRLFEVTLKSEKPICTIAMGELGAHSRIVAPVYGSQLTYGYVRKPVAPGQMRVDLIAEGLKALGLR; via the coding sequence ATGGAGTTCCCAACGAAAGTCGTGGCATCCGTAACATCGCTGGACGAGGCAAAGGAAGGCGTGGCCCTCGGCGCTGACGTGATCGAGGTGCGGGTCGACCTGGCACAGGAAAAGCCGCAGCAGCTCGTGGAGAGCGTCTACCGGCTGAATAGGCCGATAATTATCACGATCCGCCCGGCATGGGAGGGCGGCGCCTACGCGGGGAGTGCCCTCGAGAGAGCGAAACTTTTTAAGGCGCTCATACCGGTAGCCGATTATATCGACGTGGAGCTGAGGGCGGAGAACGTCGAGGAGATCGTTTCCTACACCGAGGGCACGGACGCGCTATCCATCATTTCCTACCATGACTTCGAGAGGGCGCCCCCGAAAAAAGATATGATGGACATCATCGTGCGCTGCCACGAAAAAGGCGACATTGCCAAGCTGGCCGTCACGCCGGGCAGCCTCCGGGACGTCTTAAGGCTATTCGAGGTGACGCTCAAGTCCGAAAAGCCCATATGTACCATAGCCATGGGCGAGTTAGGCGCCCACTCCCGCATCGTGGCGCCGGTCTACGGCTCCCAGCTTACTTATGGCTATGTGCGAAAGCCCGTGGCCCCGGGGCAGATGCGCGTAGACCTTATCGCCGAAGGCCTAAAAGCCCTCGGCCTGCGGTAA
- a CDS encoding PHP domain-containing protein, translated as MLRFDLHVHTNYSKDGLSTVEDVLRAAAAKGLAGVAITDHNTTAGARYALEVVETVAPGLIVIPGEEVSTKEGHLIVLGITQDIPPGMAVEDTIREAKKMGGLVIVPHPYNRPRHGMPIPEGADAAEVFNSRYILGMHNRMALRGARARHMPEVAGSDAHQASQVGSAITLIKAERTPRDVMEAIRQGKTSIDVRKTPLYIYAYQLANGWAKKIRAFFIKKGK; from the coding sequence ATGCTTCGCTTCGACCTCCACGTGCACACGAACTACTCGAAGGACGGCCTCAGCACGGTCGAAGACGTCCTCCGGGCCGCGGCCGCGAAAGGGCTCGCCGGCGTGGCAATCACCGACCACAACACCACGGCAGGGGCAAGGTACGCCCTGGAAGTCGTGGAGACGGTCGCCCCGGGCTTGATCGTCATACCGGGCGAGGAGGTCTCCACGAAGGAGGGCCACCTGATAGTCCTGGGCATCACGCAGGACATCCCTCCGGGCATGGCCGTCGAGGACACGATCAGGGAGGCAAAAAAGATGGGCGGGCTTGTCATCGTGCCCCATCCATATAACCGGCCAAGGCACGGCATGCCCATACCCGAAGGCGCCGACGCGGCCGAGGTCTTTAACTCCAGGTACATCCTGGGCATGCACAATCGCATGGCCCTGAGAGGCGCACGGGCCCGGCATATGCCGGAAGTCGCCGGAAGTGACGCGCACCAGGCCTCTCAAGTCGGCAGCGCAATAACTTTGATAAAAGCAGAAAGAACACCTCGGGACGTCATGGAAGCCATACGCCAGGGCAAAACAAGTATTGACGTCAGGAAGACGCCCCTGTATATCTATGCCTACCAGTTGGCCAATGGTTGGGCAAAAAAAATACGAGCGTTTTTTATAAAAAAAGGCAAATAG
- a CDS encoding CPBP family intramembrane glutamic endopeptidase, protein MRRSLKLLLVLLFYLFNAWLVVSFSRTAGIFTYPLIIAASLFFILALKLKVPRNGLLEGGLFAAISMGIVLNGLLLLGAITVGPIRDNFSSYLLTGVVVQLLVSFGEELGFRAAIFQALDDELGMWPAAILSAAGFAALHLPSMGIVGLGRQSDLIALATIFFAGIVLALLYKYGGIFNAISFHFIWNYIEYDLFNMGPLEGAINVSKPGPEILTGGAFGPEASILTMAIMALLIVVVWLFYNKFRKPKGTQNLSP, encoded by the coding sequence ATGAGGCGCAGCCTCAAGCTGCTTTTAGTCCTATTATTTTATCTTTTTAATGCCTGGCTGGTCGTGTCATTTTCCAGGACCGCCGGCATTTTTACGTACCCGCTGATCATCGCGGCGTCGCTGTTCTTCATCCTGGCCCTCAAGCTTAAAGTCCCGCGTAATGGCCTTCTGGAAGGAGGGCTGTTCGCCGCCATCTCCATGGGCATCGTCCTTAACGGGCTCCTGCTTTTGGGCGCAATCACGGTGGGCCCTATACGGGACAATTTTTCCAGCTATTTGCTCACGGGCGTGGTCGTGCAGCTTCTCGTGAGCTTCGGCGAGGAGCTGGGCTTCCGGGCCGCCATTTTCCAGGCCCTCGACGACGAGCTGGGCATGTGGCCCGCGGCGATCCTCTCGGCGGCCGGCTTCGCTGCGCTGCACCTCCCCTCCATGGGCATCGTCGGCCTGGGCCGGCAGTCGGACCTCATCGCGCTGGCCACGATATTTTTCGCGGGCATCGTGCTCGCGCTACTTTATAAGTACGGCGGCATCTTCAACGCCATCTCCTTCCACTTTATCTGGAACTATATCGAGTACGACCTGTTCAACATGGGCCCCCTGGAGGGCGCTATCAACGTGTCGAAGCCCGGCCCCGAGATACTGACGGGCGGCGCCTTCGGCCCCGAGGCCTCGATACTCACGATGGCCATCATGGCCCTGCTCATCGTCGTCGTATGGCTGTTCTACAATAAGTTCCGGAAGCCGAAGGGCACACAAAATTTATCCCCATAG
- a CDS encoding dihydropteroate synthase-like protein yields MRILLVTGRLAYPVVKELAGDADVLMLDVGVAAFITPKILEKAIAPVRGDYDMVLVTGLAASDFSGLEKKLGVKIRLGPKQAYDIPLALAAADKVEFSSKVPADQLLAEVKRESALKELEDIEASASCAFSLKGVKIGGASTMKVVAEVADATKLSDADLASKVESYEAADVIDLGVPLESSEDAVMHAVRVARSATRKPVSVDTLIPEYIRAGVDEGASLVLSLNGSNLDIIGPLVAEKGLAAVIIPNDESLDELFENIRKARALGIKNILADPILSPVGHGFVESIERYREFRRREPSTPLFFGAGNVTELMDADSVGINALLAGIAMELGVSALFTTEASQKTVNCASELKTACRMMALAKKHKGSPKDLGINLLVIKEKRARKDMVEPGATVIQAKRHELRLDPAGNFNIFVEDGRIYVNNGDLTVTGDEPMAIIETLADMGLVSMLDHAGYLGKELEKACLAIRFKRSYLQDEPF; encoded by the coding sequence ATGCGAATCTTGCTCGTGACCGGCCGCCTCGCCTATCCCGTAGTCAAGGAGCTGGCCGGGGACGCGGACGTCCTGATGCTCGACGTCGGAGTTGCCGCCTTTATTACCCCGAAGATCCTGGAGAAGGCCATTGCCCCAGTCCGGGGCGACTATGACATGGTGCTCGTGACCGGCCTGGCTGCATCCGATTTCTCGGGCCTGGAGAAGAAGCTGGGCGTGAAGATACGCCTGGGCCCGAAGCAGGCCTACGACATTCCCCTCGCCCTGGCGGCGGCCGATAAGGTCGAGTTCTCTAGCAAGGTGCCCGCGGACCAGCTTCTCGCCGAAGTGAAGCGGGAGAGCGCCCTGAAGGAGCTGGAGGATATCGAGGCTTCGGCATCCTGTGCCTTCTCGTTAAAAGGCGTGAAGATCGGGGGCGCTTCCACGATGAAGGTCGTGGCCGAGGTCGCCGACGCGACGAAGCTGTCGGACGCCGATCTGGCCAGCAAGGTCGAGAGCTATGAGGCGGCAGACGTCATCGACCTGGGCGTCCCGCTCGAGTCGAGCGAGGACGCGGTGATGCACGCCGTCCGGGTGGCCCGGTCAGCCACTCGAAAGCCCGTGAGTGTCGATACGCTCATTCCGGAGTACATCCGGGCCGGCGTCGACGAGGGCGCGAGCCTCGTGCTGAGCCTCAACGGCTCGAATCTGGATATCATAGGGCCGCTGGTGGCGGAAAAGGGGCTGGCAGCGGTCATTATCCCGAACGACGAGTCGCTGGACGAGCTTTTCGAGAATATCAGGAAGGCACGGGCGCTGGGCATAAAAAATATCCTGGCCGACCCTATCCTGTCGCCGGTAGGCCACGGCTTTGTCGAATCTATCGAGCGATACCGGGAGTTCAGGCGTCGCGAGCCGTCCACGCCCCTGTTCTTCGGGGCCGGGAACGTGACCGAGCTCATGGACGCCGATTCCGTGGGCATCAACGCCCTTCTCGCCGGCATAGCCATGGAGCTGGGCGTGAGCGCCCTGTTCACCACGGAGGCGAGCCAGAAGACGGTGAATTGTGCTTCTGAGTTGAAGACAGCCTGCCGGATGATGGCGCTGGCCAAAAAACATAAAGGCTCGCCTAAGGACCTGGGCATCAACCTGCTGGTCATCAAGGAAAAGCGGGCACGGAAGGACATGGTCGAGCCCGGGGCGACGGTCATCCAGGCGAAGCGTCACGAGCTCAGGCTCGACCCGGCTGGAAATTTCAACATCTTCGTCGAGGACGGCCGTATATACGTGAACAACGGCGACCTGACCGTCACCGGCGACGAGCCCATGGCGATCATCGAGACGCTGGCCGACATGGGGCTCGTGTCCATGCTAGACCACGCGGGCTATCTCGGCAAAGAGCTGGAAAAAGCCTGCCTGGCCATCCGTTTTAAGCGTTCATATTTACAGGACGAGCCGTTTTAG
- a CDS encoding Lrp/AsnC family transcriptional regulator, whose translation MDSIDNTIIDKLSKDSRTHCTEIASELGVATSTVHKRVNQMYSDGVIEQFTVILDPKKVGMPLTTFIGINVDENYKAEIVGKLKSLKNVLEVYEILQPYDIFVKVRTSDMSELKDSVLRVLDNTDGVISTSSIITTIRHKEKTCILGDQ comes from the coding sequence ATGGATAGCATAGATAATACAATCATCGATAAGCTTTCCAAGGATAGCCGGACCCATTGCACGGAGATCGCCAGCGAGCTGGGCGTTGCGACCTCGACGGTGCATAAGCGAGTGAACCAGATGTACAGCGACGGCGTGATCGAGCAGTTCACGGTTATCTTAGATCCCAAGAAGGTAGGCATGCCGCTAACCACGTTCATCGGCATCAACGTGGATGAGAACTATAAGGCGGAGATCGTCGGCAAGCTCAAGTCGTTGAAGAACGTGCTTGAGGTCTACGAGATCCTGCAGCCTTATGACATCTTCGTCAAGGTGCGGACGAGCGATATGAGCGAGCTGAAGGATTCGGTACTGCGGGTCCTGGATAACACGGACGGCGTGATCAGCACCAGCAGCATCATAACCACCATCAGGCACAAGGAGAAAACGTGTATACTGGGTGATCAATGA
- a CDS encoding DUF7521 family protein translates to MLMVSVVEAIAAFLMYLLGGALVLFIYESYSRTKQKNLMYMALGFFLIIFGSNLNTICAMLPSMIGGNFVIDGTISRTVSLLIQLFGILTLLYSAMNPYAT, encoded by the coding sequence ATGCTGATGGTATCAGTCGTCGAGGCCATAGCCGCTTTCCTCATGTATCTGCTCGGGGGAGCGCTGGTTTTATTCATATATGAGTCCTACAGCCGTACGAAGCAAAAGAATCTGATGTACATGGCATTGGGATTCTTCCTGATTATCTTTGGAAGTAACCTGAATACGATATGCGCGATGCTGCCGAGCATGATCGGGGGCAATTTCGTCATCGACGGCACCATATCAAGAACGGTATCCTTGCTGATACAGCTGTTCGGCATCCTGACCCTCCTGTACTCGGCAATGAACCCCTATGCGACTTAG
- a CDS encoding lectin like domain-containing protein, whose translation MGKRTKSREIFSLKCSIALQVVIILALVAAATLASLPVSASVTAGTASIDSNIPIAAPLNPSFYLYQGQLIKSGIMPSTVDLSYLKGVHIFQADAVFPSKYDLRALGKVTPVRDQGSSGCCWAFSTYGSLESTILAAGGKAMDFSENNLKNTHGFDWGPNSGGNDMMSTAYLARWSGPVNESLDPYNPASTTSPSNLPVAMHVQNVYYIPAKASGSDVSSIKSAIMSYGAVDSTIYYSATYYKSSTRSYYVPSGVSYSANHGITIVGWDDNYSAANFTSRPPGNGAFIVKNSWGKGWGDGGYFYVSYYDKLIGTDNTVFTASATSNYNNIYQYDPLGWIGSYGYGSTTGTGWFKNKYTATSNQNLKAVGFYVPQVNSKYQVYVVNGNTNVTAAATSGTITTPGYYTIPLASQVYLTKGTSFTVIVKLTTPGYKYPISVEYPVSGYSSKATASAGQSYISSNGVAWTDTTGIKANMNVCLKAYTVNA comes from the coding sequence ATGGGTAAACGGACTAAATCACGTGAGATCTTCTCGTTAAAATGCTCGATCGCCCTGCAGGTGGTGATCATCCTTGCGCTCGTGGCCGCGGCCACTCTCGCCTCGCTGCCCGTGAGCGCATCGGTAACTGCCGGCACGGCCTCGATAGACAGTAATATACCGATCGCTGCGCCGCTGAACCCGTCATTCTATCTTTACCAGGGCCAGCTTATCAAGAGCGGCATCATGCCGTCGACCGTCGACCTGTCATACCTGAAAGGGGTACACATATTCCAGGCGGACGCGGTATTCCCGTCGAAATATGACCTGAGGGCCCTCGGGAAGGTCACGCCCGTGAGGGACCAGGGCAGCTCCGGCTGCTGCTGGGCGTTTTCTACCTACGGGTCGCTCGAATCGACCATACTGGCCGCCGGCGGCAAGGCCATGGACTTCTCCGAGAATAACCTGAAGAATACTCACGGCTTCGACTGGGGCCCAAACTCGGGAGGCAACGACATGATGTCCACGGCATACCTGGCCCGATGGTCGGGCCCGGTGAACGAGTCCCTGGATCCCTATAACCCGGCGAGCACCACGTCCCCGTCGAACCTGCCCGTGGCAATGCACGTGCAGAACGTGTACTACATACCGGCCAAGGCCAGCGGCTCCGACGTCTCGTCAATCAAGAGCGCCATCATGAGCTACGGCGCGGTGGACTCGACGATCTATTACAGCGCCACTTACTACAAGTCGTCGACGCGCTCCTATTATGTGCCATCCGGCGTCAGCTATAGCGCGAACCACGGCATCACTATCGTCGGATGGGACGATAACTACAGCGCCGCAAACTTCACGAGTCGGCCGCCAGGCAACGGCGCCTTCATAGTGAAAAACAGCTGGGGCAAGGGCTGGGGCGACGGCGGCTACTTCTACGTCTCGTACTACGACAAGCTGATCGGCACGGATAACACCGTGTTCACCGCCTCGGCCACAAGCAACTACAATAACATCTACCAGTACGACCCGCTCGGCTGGATCGGCTCCTACGGATACGGCAGCACTACCGGCACTGGCTGGTTCAAGAACAAGTACACGGCCACGTCAAACCAGAACCTGAAGGCCGTCGGCTTCTACGTGCCCCAGGTGAACTCGAAGTATCAGGTGTACGTGGTGAACGGCAACACGAACGTGACGGCGGCCGCCACGTCGGGCACCATCACGACGCCGGGCTATTATACGATACCGCTGGCGTCGCAGGTCTACCTGACCAAGGGCACGAGCTTTACCGTCATCGTTAAGCTGACCACGCCCGGGTACAAATACCCGATATCGGTCGAGTACCCGGTCAGCGGCTACAGCAGTAAGGCCACGGCCAGTGCCGGGCAGAGCTACATCAGCTCCAACGGCGTGGCGTGGACGGATACGACCGGCATCAAGGCCAACATGAACGTGTGCCTCAAGGCATATACGGTTAACGCGTAA